TTCGGTCATCGTGTGTATAAAAACTATGACCCGCGTGCAAAAATAATTAAAAAACTTGCTGACCAAGTATTTGATGTAACGGGAAGAAATCCTTTACTCGATATTGCTTTGGAATTAGAACGAATTGCGCTTGAAGATGAATATTTTGTGAAGCGAAAACTGTATCCGAATGTTGATTTTTATTCCGGCTTGATTTATCAGGCGATGGGATTTCCAACATCAATGTTCACCGTATTGTTTGCAATTGGAAGAACTCCTGGATGGCTTTCACAATGGCAGGAATTACTTTCTGATGCAGAACAGAAAATTGCGCGTCCGCGGCAAATTTATATCGGACATCAGCAGCGCGATTTTGTTCCATTTACAAAACGAGGATAGGAAGAATGTCAATGGAGTCCACATTATTTGTTGGACTTCATTTTTTTTTTCAATTCAAACCCATGGATATTCAACTGCAAGATTTAGGAGTAGTATTTGTCCTCGTTTTTATGGAAGGATTATTAAGCGCGGATAATGCTATCGTATTAGCAGTACTCGCTCTTCCTTTACCATTGGGTGAGCAGAAAAAAGCATTGAAGTACGGAATGTTTGGCGCTGTTGCATTTCGTATTGTTTCGCTTGTCTTTATCAGTTATTTATTGCAATGGCCTTGGGTAAAAATGATTGGTGGAATGTATTTAATGTATTTGGGAGTAAAACATTTTCACGAAAAAATTTTATTAGGAGACGATGTTGAACATTTAAAGAAAAAAAATGCAAAATCTATTTTCGGATTATCGCAGTTTTGGAGTACGGTTATTGCCATTGAATTAACGGATATAGTTTTTTCTGTTGATTCCATTTTTGTCGCCGTTGCAATGTCCACAAAACTTTGGGTTATTATCACAGGAGGAATTCTTGGAATCATTTCTATGCGGTTTGTTGCCGGTTCTTTCCTCTCACTTTTGAAGCGGTTTCCCGCGCTGGTTGATGCGGCGTACGCAGTTGTTTTTTGGATAGGATTGAAACTTTTCATAGAATTTTTGCATGCCAAAAATCTCATCCAGTGGGAAATTGCACATTGGTTTTTCTATACGATGATAGGCGTACTGTTTTTGGCTTCTTTTATTTTCAACGTTCGGAAAGAACGAAAACAAAAGAAACATGAAAAACTTGCTGAAGATATGCTCAGCGATGATTTGATTTAAAGTATGTTGCATTCATTAACAAAGAATAATTGCTATGGAATATGAATTACTCTGGATAGGCGTCTTTAATATATTCGTTGTCGTGATGCTTTTGATTGACCTCCTTATTTTCAATCGGGAAGCGCACGAGATTACCATTAAAGAAGCACTTATATGGAGCGGTGTGTGGATTGCGCTTGCATTGTTATTTAATGTAGGTGTGTATTATTATTTGGGAAAGGTGCGCGCATTTGAATTTTTAACCGGGTATATCATCGAAAAATCTTTGAGCATTGACAATTTGTTTGTCTTTCTCCTAATATTTTCTTATTTCAAAGTTCTACCGAAGTATCAGCACAAAGTATTATTTTGGGGAATTATCGGCGCACTGATTATGCGTGCGATACTCATTTTTTTCGGAGTTATTCTTATCAACACGTTTCATTGGGTAATTTTTCTCTTTGGTGCATTTCTTGTGTACACGGGAATAAAAATGGGATTTCAGAAAGAAGAAAAAGAAATACATCCGGAAAAAAATATAGTTGTACGTTTCTTTAAATTGTTCATTTCTGTTACTCCGCGTTTTGTCGAAGGGAATTTTTTTACAAGAGAGGATAATAAAAGAAAAGCAACATTACTTTTTGTTGTTCTCATCATTGTTGAAACAACG
The Ignavibacteria bacterium genome window above contains:
- a CDS encoding TerC family protein produces the protein MEYELLWIGVFNIFVVVMLLIDLLIFNREAHEITIKEALIWSGVWIALALLFNVGVYYYLGKVRAFEFLTGYIIEKSLSIDNLFVFLLIFSYFKVLPKYQHKVLFWGIIGALIMRAILIFFGVILINTFHWVIFLFGAFLVYTGIKMGFQKEEKEIHPEKNIVVRFFKLFISVTPRFVEGNFFTREDNKRKATLLFVVLIIVETTDLVFAVDSIPAILAITTDPFIVYTSNVFAILGLRALYFALAGIMELFYYLKYGLAFVLVFIGAKMLLSDYYKIPIGFALSVVVTILVVSIILSLIKPQKNKS